The following coding sequences are from one Halobaculum magnesiiphilum window:
- a CDS encoding CopG family ribbon-helix-helix protein: protein MRTSLNIPQELLDEFDETWEAEGMESRSRAVREAMQEYVERHQTLEELEGEVVAMIVFDYEHTLVIGELHDVQHEFQDVIETTSHSHQGEWCLEGLFCRGPAARIRELAYRLRDFDAVGRANVTFLQAN, encoded by the coding sequence ATGCGCACCAGTCTCAATATCCCACAGGAGTTACTCGACGAGTTCGATGAGACGTGGGAAGCCGAGGGTATGGAGTCGCGATCTCGGGCAGTTCGCGAAGCGATGCAGGAATACGTCGAACGCCATCAGACACTCGAAGAGCTCGAGGGTGAGGTCGTCGCTATGATCGTCTTCGACTACGAACACACCCTCGTCATCGGAGAACTCCACGACGTCCAACACGAGTTCCAGGACGTAATCGAGACGACGAGCCACTCCCACCAGGGCGAGTGGTGCCTAGAGGGGCTGTTCTGTCGCGGCCCAGCCGCTCGTATCCGTGAACTTGCCTATCGGCTCCGTGACTTCGACGCTGTCGGTCGCGCCAACGTCACCTTCCTTCAAGCAAACTGA